In Flavobacterium endoglycinae, one DNA window encodes the following:
- the rfbC gene encoding dTDP-4-dehydrorhamnose 3,5-epimerase — protein sequence MKIEETFIKDLVIIEPTVFGDERGYFFESYSKTKFEDLGINIDFVQDNQSFSKYGTLRGLHYQNPPFAQTKLVRVLEGEIIDVAVDLRKDSPTYGKSFSILLSSENKKQLLVPQGFAHGFSVISETASVMYKCDQFYNKASEGGIKYDDLSLNIDWGMDLKDAIVSEKDQILPFIENCNSLF from the coding sequence ATGAAAATTGAAGAAACATTTATAAAAGATTTAGTAATTATTGAACCTACCGTTTTTGGAGATGAAAGAGGATATTTTTTTGAATCTTATAGTAAAACAAAATTTGAAGATCTAGGAATTAATATTGATTTTGTTCAAGATAATCAATCATTTTCTAAATATGGAACTTTGAGAGGATTACATTATCAAAATCCTCCTTTTGCTCAAACCAAATTAGTACGAGTTTTAGAAGGTGAAATTATTGATGTTGCTGTAGATCTAAGAAAAGATTCACCTACTTACGGAAAATCTTTTAGTATTTTACTTTCATCAGAAAACAAAAAGCAATTATTAGTTCCACAAGGATTTGCCCATGGATTTTCAGTAATAAGTGAGACTGCATCTGTTATGTATAAATGCGATCAATTTTATAACAAAGCTTCAGAAGGTGGAATTAAGTATGATGATCTTTCCTTAAATATTGATTGGGGAATGGATTTGAAAGATGCTATAGTTTCTGAAAAAGACCAAATTCTTCCTTTTATAGAAAACTGTAATAGTCTCTTTTAA
- the rfbD gene encoding dTDP-4-dehydrorhamnose reductase → MKKILVTGSTGQLGSELAELSAQYPKYQWIFADRTKITLDDLKLLNNQLNEIQPDIILNGGAYTAVDKAETDKELAFKINHLAVEVIARYTAENNVKLIHVSTDYVFDGSSSTALDEKAETNPINVYGESKLAGEIACMQQNPDSIIIRTSWVYSKYGNNFVKTMQRLMDQRDELNVVNDQIGSPTYAADLAQAMVTIFESAEWIPGIYNFSNEGEISWYEFALAIKEFGGYKCNIEGIPTSEYPTPAKRPKFSLLNKEKIKLIYNLDVPYYKESLKKMFV, encoded by the coding sequence ATGAAAAAAATTCTTGTAACGGGATCAACAGGACAATTAGGCTCTGAATTAGCTGAATTATCCGCACAGTACCCAAAATATCAGTGGATATTTGCAGATAGAACTAAAATCACTTTAGATGATTTAAAACTTCTGAATAATCAATTGAATGAAATTCAACCTGACATTATCTTAAATGGAGGGGCTTATACAGCAGTTGATAAAGCAGAAACAGACAAAGAATTGGCTTTTAAAATTAATCATCTTGCTGTTGAAGTAATAGCACGCTATACAGCAGAAAATAATGTGAAATTAATACATGTTTCAACAGATTATGTTTTTGATGGTTCATCTTCAACTGCTTTAGATGAAAAAGCTGAAACAAATCCCATTAATGTTTATGGCGAAAGTAAATTGGCTGGTGAAATTGCATGTATGCAGCAAAATCCAGATTCAATTATTATAAGAACCTCATGGGTGTACAGTAAATATGGAAACAATTTTGTTAAAACCATGCAAAGATTAATGGACCAAAGAGATGAACTTAATGTAGTAAATGATCAGATTGGATCACCTACATATGCCGCTGATTTAGCACAGGCGATGGTAACTATATTTGAGTCAGCTGAATGGATTCCAGGAATATATAACTTTTCAAATGAAGGAGAAATAAGTTGGTATGAATTTGCGTTGGCAATAAAAGAATTTGGAGGATACAAGTGTAATATTGAAGGAATACCAACTTCAGAATATCCTACACCAGCAAAACGCCCTAAGTTTTCATTACTAAACAAAGAAAAAATAAAATTAATTTATAATTTGGATGTTCCTTATTATAAAGAGAGTTTGAAAAAAATGTTTGTATAA
- a CDS encoding DegT/DnrJ/EryC1/StrS family aminotransferase, with the protein MSRIYLSLSKQSGFEMEYVEKALRSSWITSGGPNVNDFEVELQNYFGKDSLVTALNSGTSAIHLALILLGVKAGDEVICQSLTFSACANPILYQGATPIFVDSENETWNICPDNLEIAIKDRLKKGRKPKAIIAVHLYGMPYKIDEIHAIADRYEIPVIEDSAEALGSSYKGKKCGTFGHFGIFSFNGNKIITTSSGGALVSNSNELKQKAIFYATQSKDNAIHYQHSEIGYNYRMSNICAGIGLGQIKTLEGNITARRNNHSFYKNLFKSIQEVELFETKSEDYFSNYWLTTIVVNSDQAKYSNYNLMKAFEEKDIETRPIWKPMHLQPVFEKYPYYGNKVSEKLFECGLCLPSGSNLTDEDKDRIGNVVKTFFNK; encoded by the coding sequence ATGAGTAGAATATATTTATCATTATCAAAGCAAAGTGGTTTTGAAATGGAATATGTTGAAAAAGCACTGAGGTCTAGTTGGATTACTTCCGGAGGGCCTAATGTAAATGATTTTGAAGTCGAACTTCAGAACTATTTCGGAAAAGATTCACTGGTTACCGCATTAAATTCTGGAACATCTGCTATTCATTTAGCATTAATATTGTTAGGAGTAAAAGCTGGAGATGAAGTGATTTGTCAAAGTTTAACATTTTCTGCTTGTGCAAATCCTATTTTGTATCAGGGAGCTACACCAATTTTCGTTGATAGTGAAAATGAAACTTGGAATATTTGTCCAGATAATCTTGAAATTGCAATAAAAGACAGATTAAAAAAAGGAAGAAAGCCCAAAGCAATAATAGCAGTTCATTTATATGGAATGCCTTATAAGATAGATGAAATTCATGCTATCGCAGATCGTTATGAAATTCCTGTTATAGAAGATAGTGCAGAGGCATTAGGGAGTAGTTACAAAGGGAAAAAATGCGGAACATTTGGTCATTTTGGAATATTTTCATTTAATGGCAATAAAATAATAACAACATCAAGCGGGGGGGCTCTAGTGTCTAATTCTAATGAATTAAAACAAAAAGCTATTTTTTATGCCACACAATCAAAAGATAATGCGATTCATTATCAACATAGCGAAATAGGTTATAATTACAGAATGAGTAATATTTGTGCAGGTATTGGACTAGGACAAATAAAAACACTCGAAGGAAATATCACAGCAAGAAGAAATAATCATTCTTTTTATAAAAATCTGTTTAAATCCATTCAAGAGGTTGAACTCTTTGAAACTAAAAGTGAAGATTACTTTTCTAATTATTGGTTAACTACAATTGTGGTAAATTCTGATCAAGCTAAATACAGTAATTATAATCTTATGAAAGCTTTTGAAGAAAAAGATATAGAAACAAGACCCATTTGGAAACCCATGCATTTACAACCAGTTTTTGAGAAATATCCCTATTATGGTAATAAAGTATCTGAAAAATTGTTTGAATGTGGTCTTTGCCTTCCTTCAGGATCCAATCTCACAGATGAAGATAAAGATAGAATTGGAAATGTGGTTAAAACCTTTTTTAATAAATAA
- a CDS encoding GDP-L-fucose synthase family protein, which yields MRLNDKIYVAGHRGMVGSAILRKLKAQGFTNFILKTSSELDLKNQQAVADFFTQEKPDYVFLAAAKVGGIIANNTYRGDFIYENLMIQNNVIHQAYLNNVKKLMFLGSSCIYPKMAPQPLKEEYMLTGELEPTNEPYAIAKIAGIKMCDAYRDQFGCNFISVMPTNLYGPNDNYDLNNSHVLPAMLRKFITAKRNGDSSVTIWGTGSPKREFLHADDLAEACLFLMENYNDSGLVNIGVGEDISILDLAVLVKKVVGYQGDIVTDTSKPDGTPRKLMDVSKLNSFGWKAKTTLEQGIQKVYDEIKDVEWK from the coding sequence ATGAGATTAAATGATAAAATATATGTAGCCGGACATCGTGGAATGGTAGGTTCTGCTATCTTAAGAAAATTAAAAGCTCAAGGATTTACAAATTTTATTTTGAAAACTTCATCTGAACTTGATTTGAAAAATCAACAAGCTGTGGCAGATTTCTTTACACAAGAAAAACCAGATTATGTTTTTTTAGCAGCAGCAAAAGTTGGTGGAATCATTGCAAATAATACTTACAGAGGGGATTTTATATATGAAAACCTAATGATACAGAATAATGTGATTCATCAGGCATATTTAAATAATGTCAAAAAATTAATGTTTTTAGGCTCTTCATGTATTTATCCAAAAATGGCTCCTCAACCATTAAAAGAGGAATATATGCTTACAGGTGAATTGGAACCTACAAATGAGCCTTATGCAATTGCTAAAATTGCAGGGATTAAGATGTGTGACGCTTATAGAGATCAATTTGGATGTAATTTCATCTCAGTTATGCCAACAAATTTATACGGTCCTAATGATAATTATGATCTCAATAATTCACATGTTCTTCCAGCAATGCTTCGAAAATTTATTACTGCAAAACGTAATGGTGATTCATCTGTTACTATATGGGGAACAGGAAGTCCTAAAAGAGAATTTCTGCACGCAGATGATTTAGCTGAAGCTTGTCTGTTTTTAATGGAAAATTATAATGATTCAGGATTGGTGAATATAGGAGTTGGTGAAGATATTTCAATTTTGGACTTGGCAGTTTTAGTGAAGAAAGTTGTAGGATACCAAGGAGATATTGTAACAGATACTTCTAAACCTGACGGTACTCCACGAAAATTAATGGATGTTTCTAAATTAAATAGTTTTGGATGGAAGGCAAAAACAACTTTAGAACAAGGAATCCAAAAAGTTTATGATGAAATAAAAGATGTTGAGTGGAAATAA
- a CDS encoding MraY family glycosyltransferase, producing the protein MQYTILALILMILMLLYFKVADHFNIIDKPNQRSSHTEITLRGGGIIFWFSSLLYFVQHIENNYFFFTGITLVSLVSFWDDIQSLSNKIRIAIHFLAITLIFYDLGLFLSVEIWGVVVAYILAIGLINAYNFMDGINGITGLYTLAVLGALLYVNTKVQLFIDGSFIKYGMIASLVFLFFNYRKKAKCFAGDVGSIAIAFWIIYLILKLILSTSSLIWLLFLAVYGVDAVCTILHRLYLKQNIFEAHRLHLYQILSNEYKIQHRLVSLYYALVQVGVSIVVIFLYHKVNDFILFPIVIIPLLLIYSIKFYLINKNNLRVTV; encoded by the coding sequence ATGCAGTATACAATATTGGCATTGATTTTAATGATATTGATGCTTCTTTATTTCAAAGTGGCAGATCATTTCAATATTATTGATAAACCCAATCAAAGAAGTTCGCACACAGAAATAACTTTAAGAGGAGGAGGAATCATTTTCTGGTTTTCTTCTTTACTATATTTTGTGCAGCATATTGAAAACAATTATTTCTTTTTTACAGGAATAACATTAGTGAGTTTAGTAAGCTTTTGGGATGACATTCAGAGTTTATCTAATAAAATTCGTATTGCTATACATTTCCTTGCGATAACTTTAATTTTTTATGATTTGGGATTGTTTCTTTCCGTAGAAATATGGGGAGTGGTTGTTGCTTATATTTTGGCTATCGGGCTTATCAATGCGTATAATTTCATGGATGGAATAAATGGAATAACAGGACTTTACACCTTAGCCGTCCTTGGAGCATTACTCTATGTAAATACAAAAGTTCAATTGTTTATTGACGGTTCTTTTATAAAATATGGAATGATTGCTAGCTTAGTTTTCCTATTTTTTAATTATAGAAAAAAGGCTAAATGTTTTGCAGGAGATGTAGGAAGTATTGCAATTGCATTTTGGATTATTTATTTGATTTTAAAGCTTATTCTATCAACAAGTTCTCTAATTTGGCTTTTATTTTTAGCCGTTTACGGAGTTGATGCTGTTTGTACAATCTTGCATCGTTTGTATTTGAAACAAAATATTTTTGAAGCACATCGTCTGCATTTATACCAAATTCTTAGTAACGAATATAAAATACAACATCGATTAGTTTCGCTTTATTATGCGCTGGTACAAGTTGGCGTGTCAATTGTAGTGATATTTCTGTATCACAAAGTAAATGATTTTATACTGTTTCCTATAGTCATTATTCCACTGCTTTTGATATACTCAATAAAATTTTATTTAATCAATAAAAATAATTTAAGAGTAACGGTATGA
- a CDS encoding WxcM-like domain-containing protein — protein sequence MKPKVIEGGNFSDHRGTISYVNDFNFKDIERFYIISNSDENPIRAWQGHKLDSKNFYCVSGSFKIHFIKIDNWEKPSKDLTIETVIVSEFDSKIVHVPAGYANAIESLEKNSKLISFSTLPLANVKEDDARYPSDYWNLNE from the coding sequence ATGAAACCGAAAGTAATAGAAGGAGGAAATTTTTCTGATCATAGAGGAACTATTTCTTATGTAAATGATTTTAATTTTAAAGATATTGAGAGATTTTATATAATTAGTAATTCTGATGAAAACCCAATACGTGCTTGGCAAGGACATAAATTGGATTCCAAAAATTTTTATTGTGTAAGCGGATCCTTTAAAATCCATTTTATAAAAATCGATAATTGGGAGAAACCTTCAAAAGATTTGACCATTGAAACGGTAATTGTATCTGAATTTGATAGTAAAATCGTTCATGTTCCTGCGGGCTATGCTAATGCCATTGAATCATTAGAAAAAAACTCAAAATTAATATCATTTTCTACTTTGCCATTAGCTAATGTAAAAGAAGATGATGCTCGATATCCATCTGATTATTGGAATTTAAATGAGTAG
- the rfbA gene encoding glucose-1-phosphate thymidylyltransferase RfbA, with the protein MKGIILAGGSGTRLHPLTLAMSKQMMPVYDKPMIYYPLSTLMMSGINEILIISTPHDLPNFKKLLGDGSSLGCKFSYAEQAVPNGLAQAFVIGEEFIGDDDVALILGDNIFFGSNMQELLKSNTKPQGGVVFAYHVSDPERYGVVEFDENLNAISIEEKPENPKSHFAVPGLYFYDNSVVEIAKNIKPSARGEYEITDVNKIYLERKKLKVGILSRGTAWLDTGTFNSLMQAGQFVQVLEERQGLKVGCIEEIAWRQGFINDKQLEDLALPLVKSGYGSYLIEFLKQKKNNIGV; encoded by the coding sequence ATGAAAGGAATAATTTTAGCAGGAGGTTCTGGCACACGTTTACACCCGTTGACATTAGCTATGAGTAAACAAATGATGCCAGTATATGATAAACCTATGATTTATTATCCATTGTCAACTTTGATGATGTCTGGAATCAATGAAATATTAATCATTTCAACTCCGCATGATTTACCAAATTTTAAAAAATTATTAGGTGACGGTTCTAGTCTAGGATGCAAATTTAGTTATGCAGAACAAGCTGTTCCTAATGGTTTGGCACAAGCCTTTGTAATTGGAGAAGAATTTATTGGAGACGATGATGTTGCACTAATTCTGGGAGATAATATATTTTTCGGATCTAATATGCAGGAATTATTGAAATCAAATACTAAACCTCAAGGAGGAGTAGTTTTTGCCTATCACGTTTCAGATCCAGAACGTTATGGAGTAGTTGAATTTGATGAAAATTTAAACGCCATTTCTATTGAAGAAAAGCCAGAAAATCCTAAATCTCATTTTGCAGTGCCAGGATTGTATTTTTACGATAATTCTGTAGTCGAAATTGCAAAAAACATTAAGCCAAGTGCTCGTGGTGAATATGAAATTACCGATGTAAATAAAATATATTTAGAAAGAAAAAAATTAAAAGTGGGTATATTAAGCCGAGGAACTGCATGGCTTGACACAGGTACATTTAATAGTTTGATGCAGGCTGGACAATTTGTTCAGGTTCTTGAAGAAAGACAAGGATTAAAAGTTGGATGTATTGAAGAAATAGCTTGGAGACAAGGATTTATAAATGATAAACAACTGGAAGATTTAGCATTACCATTGGTAAAATCTGGATATGGATCGTACTTAATTGAATTTTTAAAACAAAAGAAAAATAATATAGGAGTTTAA